The Populus trichocarpa isolate Nisqually-1 chromosome 2, P.trichocarpa_v4.1, whole genome shotgun sequence genome has a window encoding:
- the LOC7458258 gene encoding uncharacterized protein LOC7458258 encodes MESNIEEAVKAKEFAEKRFAERDFAGAKKHALKAKTLCPGLEGISQMVATFEVYVASQAKCNGEVDYFSILGLKPSADKDAVKKQYRKMAVLLHPDKNKTVGADGAFKLVSEAWTMLSDSLKKNSYNVKRNKQMASCAVQTNLSSVHAAGVTGYNQCSNSPTAHGLDTFWTVCTSCKVQYEYLRKYVNKKLSCKNCRGTFIAIETGAAPVNGSFPYCPWSYVPGNGYRCHGYDGVACVPTTTTLYTGNGVSGLDAGHRYEHVSNVSFQWSSFSGTSGDAVGPNGSCAVSSDIVYQANGNVSAAKVKPAANGRRSMKTATEKVYSDVSASCNEFSGSKTGRPDKKRKVSIGSTSRNGHEENEPKLGSEVRLANGCANVEHDTKLSIPSEVPTRRSLIAPAFDARKLLIDKARTDIRKKLEEMRLASAAAVTKNIEDLFTKAGEAPKQSNSDITGHHTKPNKIEPISITVPDPDFHDFDKDRAEECFKPKQIWALYDEDDGMPRLYCLIRQVVSVKPFKIHITYLNSKTDSEFGVVNWIDSGFAKSCGHFRAWNSDVVDQVNIFSHVMKGEKPGRGGCVRIYPKSGDVWAVYQNWSPDWNRSTPDDVRHQYEMVEVLDNYSEELGVCVTPLIKLTGFKTVYQRNTDKGAIRWIPRREMVRFSHQVPSWSLEGEASNLPEKCWDLDPAATPDELLHAATEAKA; translated from the coding sequence ATGGAATCAAATATAGAAGAGGCTGTCAAGGCAAAAGAGTTTGCTGAGAAGCGATTTGCCGAGAGAGATTTTGCTGGTGCAAAGAAACATGCGTTAAAGGCAAAAACTTTGTGTCCTGGATTAGAGGGTATATCTCAGATGGTGGCCACTTTCGAAGTTTATGTTGCCTCTCAGGCCAAATGCAATGGTGAAGTTGACTATTTCTCTATTCTTGGTTTGAAGCCTTCTGCAGATAAAGATGCAGTGAAAAAGCAGTATAGGAAGATGGCCGTGCTGCTCCATCCAGATAAGAATAAAACTGTGGGAGCTGATGGAGCGTTTAAACTTGTATCTGAAGCATGGACTATGTTGTCAGATAGTCTTAAGAAAAACTCTTACAATGTCAAGAGAAACAAACAGATGGCATCTTGTGCTGTTCAGACAAACTTATCTTCAGTTCATGCTGCTGGGGTTACAGGATATAACCAATGTTCCAATTCACCCACTGCTCATGGACTTGATACTTTCTGGACAGTCTGCACATCTTGTAAAGTTCAGTATGAGTATCTTCGAAAGTATGTGAATAAGAAACTTTCTTGTAAGAACTGCCGGGGTACTTTCATTGCCATTGAAACTGGGGCAGCTCCTGTCAATGGTTCTTTCCCTTACTGCCCTTGGTCATATGTCCCTGGTAATGGGTATAGATGTCATGGATATGATGGGGTTGCATGTGTCCCAACCACCACTACCCTATATACAGGAAATGGGGTCTCAGGATTGGATGCTGGACACAGGTATGAGCATGTTTCAAATGTTTCATTTCAGTGGAGCTCATTCTCTGGAACTTCTGGGGATGCTGTGGGTCCCAATGGATCATGTGCAGTATCTTCTGATATTGTTTATCAGGCTAATGGAAATGTTAGTGCAGCAAAGGTTAAACCAGCAGCCAATGGAAGGCGATCCATGAAAACTGCCACAGAAAAAGTATACTCTGATGTATCTGCAAGCTGTAATGAATTTTCAGGCTCCAAGACTGGTAGACCTGATAAGAAAAGGAAGGTGTCTATTGGTTCCACTTCAAGAAATGGGCATGAAGAAAATGAACCTAAATTGGGTTCAGAAGTAAGACTAGCTAACGGATGTGCAAATGTTGAGCACGACACCAAGCTTTCCATTCCAAGTGAAGTTCCAACAAGACGCAGCTTGATTGCGCCAGCTTTTGATGCCAGAAAGTTGTTGATTGACAAAGCAAGGACCGACATCAGGAAGAAATTGGAGGAGATGAGATTAGCTTCAGCTGCAGCAGTTACAAAGAACATTGAAGATCTGTTCACCAAGGCAGGAGAGGCTCCTAAACAATCAAATTCTGATATTACTGGTCATCATACAAAGCCAAACAAAATCGAGCCAATCTCGATAACAGTCCCTGACCCTGATTTCCATGATTTTGACAAAGATAGAGCAGAGGAATGCTTCAAGCCAAAACAAATATGGGCTTTgtatgatgaagatgatggtaTGCCACGCTTATACTGTTTGATTCGCCAGGTGGTCTCAGTTAAACCCTTTAAGATTCACATCACTTACTTGAACTCTAAAACTGATAGTGAATTTGGGGTAGTAAATTGGATAGATTCTGGGTTTGCTAAATCTTGTGGACACTTCAGAGCATGGAATTCTGATGTTGTTGATCAAgtcaacattttttctcatgttaTGAAAGGAGAAAAGCCTGGTAGAGGTGGTTGTGTTCGAATATACCCAAAAAGTGGAGATGTTTGGGCTGTTTATCAAAACTGGTCACCTGATTGGAACAGATCAACCCCAGATGATGTCAGGCACCAGTATGAGATGGTAGAGGTCCTTGATAATTACTCTGAAGAGCTTGGAGTTTGTGTTACTCCTCTGATCAAGTTGACTGGTTTCAAAACAGTATACCAGAGGAATACAGACAAGGGTGCCATTAGATGGATTCCAAGAAGAGAGATGGTACGCTTTTCTCATCAGGTGCCTTCTTGGTCTCTTGAAGGAGAAGCTAGTAATTTGCCAGAAAAGTGTTGGGATCTGGACCCAGCTGCAACTCCAGATGAGCTACTTCATGCTGCAACAGAAGCGAAGGCTTAG